DNA from Papio anubis isolate 15944 chromosome 1, Panubis1.0, whole genome shotgun sequence:
CAATGCCATCAAGGATGCACTCGCCGCAACTTAGCCCTCTGTTCTTCTGCACACAGCACGGGGGCCAAGGATGCCCCATCCCCCTCTGGCTCCAGCTGGCCAGGAGCCTGATCACCTGCCCTGCTGAGTCCCAGGttgagcctcagtctccctcccTCGGAGTCTATGCAGAGGGCCACAACACACAGATTTGAGCTCAGCCCTGGTGGGCAGGGAGGTAGGGATGGGGCTGCGGGGATAGTGAGGCATCACAATGTAAGACTCAGGATTAGTACACACTTGTTGATTAATGGAAATATTTACAGATCCCCAAGCCTGGCAAGGGAATTTCTTAAACTCCCTGCCCCCCAGTTCTTATCAAAGGACACCATTTTGGCAAGCTCTATCACCAAGTAGCCAAACATCCTACAAGACACAGTGACCATACTAATTATACCCTCTGCAAAGCCCAGTTTGAAATCTTCACTTAGGAACGTAATCGTGTCCCCTATCCTACTTCCCCTTCCTAATTCCACAGCTGCTCAATAAAGTACAAGAGCTTAACAGTGTGTTGGCGCTTTGCTTTGGTCTATCTTTGAGTGCCCAATAGACCCACTGgactcccctcccccatctcttcTGGATTCCTTCCTCTGAGACTTGGGACCCCTGAGCTTGCAGAGATGAGGCCACCATGTCCTCTGCCTAGCCGCAGAGAGCCCCAGTGGGAGGCCAGCATCCTCAgattcacctgccttggactTAACCCAAGCATGGCTGATGACCTTCCAAATATTAAGAGGCCGAGtcagggtggatcacaaggtcagtagatcaagaccatcctggctagcatggtgaaaccctgtctctactaaaaatattaaaaaattagctgggcgtggtggtgggtgcctgtagtcccagctactcgggaggctgaagcgagagaatggcttgaacccgggaggtggagcttgcagtgagccaagatcacaccactgcactccagcctgggcgacagagggagactctgtctcaaaaaaaaaaaaaaaaaaaaaaaagtcattgccatCCAGATTTCTAAATTAAATTCCCTATTGAAAGAAACTTTTTATGTTTCCTGAAGGTTAGCAGGCCCTGGGAAAGAAGTCTTTTCATCCCAACACTCCATCTCTTCTGACCCACGGGAAGGTGGTGGGAGCTCATCACAGGACCAGGTTAGAAAGCCCTGAACCCTGGACCCTCAGGGCCAGCAGGAAATGCAGATGTCATCTCATGCACCCTTCCTGCCTATTGGGACTGGAGTCCCTTCAAAGTGGTTAAGAGATggccctccagcctcccagtgaGGGGCAGCTCATTACCTTGGAAGCAGCCCATTCCGTTGCTGGACTGAAATCTGTCAGCAGTCCTAGGGCTGGGCTTAGCTCTTTGTTCTGCTCATCCCTCCCCTAACACTCATCCCTACACCCATCCAGAGATCAAAGTACCTCTGCTCAAGCTGGACTGAGATAGGAGGTCGGGAGGATGTGATGGGGTGGTTCAGAAGAATAGACAGATTTCCAGCCTTTATGAGATGGAGATGCTCTCATCAGGCTTCTGTTGAATTCCCAGAGCCCCAGGAATGCCTTTATCCAAAGAGACTCCAGATATACACTCCAAAACTAAAGAGAATTGATTTGTGGATTCTCTGATGTTTGGATTATCTGTGACTTGGGATAATCACAAGTTGGCGTGATGGTTTGTGACTCTGGTTTgaagtggagggaaggaggaaatatCTGAAATCTGAACCAGCTGGAGCTGGGCAGATGCTACTGATCCCAAGGTCATAGCCCTGCTGAAGGCGAAGAAAGCAAGGACTCGGCAAGGCGTGcggtggggtgtggggagggggtaccTGGCATTTCACCTTTGGCTGGTGGGGCCAAGCATTCCCTAATCCCTGCCACTGCCCACCCCACCACACAGGGATCTTTGAAACCCCAGGGCTGCAAGCCCTCACGGGCAGCCAACCGCCCTCCCCTGGGGCCGCCCTTCCCCCCGCCTGGGACAGGCTCTCCAGGGCTGACTCAGGGTCCTGTGGGGTTAGTCACATTCGCTTATAGCTGCAGAGTCAGAGGCCAAGGATGGAGATCGGACCAGCTGGGCACCAGCACCCTGGCTGTTGAAGGCCAGTCGGGGTGATGGATGAGGGAGTGACTCCTCAAGGGGCCCTTGTGGTTCCAGGACCCGCTCTCTGCCTGGCAAGACATGGAGTCatctagcagaaggcaaggcCATCTAGGGAGGGCCAGATCCAGAGGCTCCCAGGCCCTGCACTGCCACTCCCCAGCCGAGACAGCAGGGTTGAGAGGCAGCCACACCCTGGTGTCCCCAGTCCCCAGGAAAGGGAAGAGCATGCATGCTGCTGAGGCCCCTGAATAAatcacatttacttatttttacattGTGAGCACGTCTTACATGCTAAAGAGTGCATAGATGTATTTGTTTGATTTGAAGAATGACTATGTAGTGAGAacctgtgtaaccaccacccaggTCAGGAAAGGAAACCTCATTAGCACCCCTGCAGCCACCATGATCACATACACCCTGTTCCTCCGCCTAGAGGCCATCGCCATCCTAACTTTTGTACTGGCCTCATCTTCCTTTCTGGCCTTACCACCCACGGATGCACCTTGAAGAAGAGAGCCCGGTGTTGACTGCATTTGGCTTTAATGTAGATGAGACAGATGAGACGCACCATTTCTGTGTGCCTTGCTCTTCTGCTCTCACTGGGTCTGTGAGTAGCTGAAGTTGCTCATTTGACCCCATGCTTTGCTTTATATTTGCATAAACACTCCACAGTTATTTATCCATCACATTGTTGAGGGACAGCTGTTTCCCCCCACATTTTACAAGTACAAATGACATTGCCATGAACCTTCTTCTTCACGGCTCCTGGGGCATGTGTGGGTGTTACATGAGTGGCACGGCTGGGTCACGGAGTAGGCACCTCATCCATTTTACTAGGCACTAGTAAAACTCTCACATTTTCCAGAGTGACTGCTCCAACACCAGCAATAAAAgttcttaatgctctccctccttcctgaCACATGGTATTTTCTGGCTTTCCAGTGATTCCCAGTCTTAACATTTTATTGAGTAAATGAATCAACAACTAGAAATCTGGCCATATCTGCCTCCTTTGGCACACTGAGAAAGCCCATGCCCACAGCCTGCTTGGAAGAGTCTAGAAGCTTCAGAGTGCTCTCCTCCACTGGGGCGTCTTCAAGATCTGCCTACGACTGCACCCCACCCCGAAGGGCAAGGGGTTCTCTGTAATAGgtggaaaactgaggcccacgGCAGGCATCAGGGGAGACCAGCTCCTTACCAGCCCCCCAACAGAGACAGGAGCCAGGGGACTTAGTCCCCCTTTCTTAGTTCCAATGCTGGAGGACCATCCTCTGAGCAGCTCCACTCTCAGCATCTCAATTCCCTCCCTCTCTAGGACCCTCAGCCTCATACAGCACAGGCAAGAGTCCCTGGGAACTGTGGGAGCCCAGGGAATGTGGGCCCCAGAGGCAAAGCTGGGAGTGCTCACAAGGAAGACTGTTCCAAACTCTCAGGGCCCCAGCACCCAGTCTGAGAAGCTCTGGGCACAAGTGGCTCCATAGAGGCCAGACACACAGAGCCTGAGCTGGGCTCATTCTCCAGATAGAAGTTCTTCCTCCCATTGCCCTGACACCTGGCACATGGCCTGCTTGATGTCCCATCTCACCCATCTGCGCCCTCCCCCAGCTGGGCACCAGCACCCTGGCTGCTGAAGGCCAGTCGGGGTGATGGATGACGGAGTGACTCCTCAAGGGGCCCTTGTGGTTCCTCCCCCAGAGCTATTCCTGGCCTGGGCTCCTCTCCACCCTCCAGTCCTTCTGCTTGACCTGACCCCACAGCTGGGAATCGTttgctgggggtggggcagcCCCTGACTATATAAGCCTGGACCTAGGTGTCCTGGGCACCCTAGAGGCCCAGGCCCCCCAACGGCTGACccctgcacactccagcctggcccccCAGCCAGTCCAGCAATGATGGAAAAAACCACCTCCGAGGACCCTGCCTGCAATCCAGAGGAGACCGCATCTGAATCTGCCAAGGTGCCCACCGCAGAGCCTCCCGGAGAAGTGGCAGTATCAGAGTCCACCGGGGAAGAGCAGGTGCCCAAGCCGCAGGCCCCTGCCCCTCAGGCCCCTGCAGCCCCCGCAACCACTAAGCCTGCACCCCCAAGTGAAGGTGACTGAAggtggggcaggggaaggagggaggcaggcatgTCAGGGGTGGAGGGGAGCTCTTGGCCATGAACCTCTTCATCTCCCCAGATGTCCCCAGTGCCCCACTGCTGCTGACCCTGGAGGATGTGAGCAACAGCTCTGTGACTGTGAGCTGGGAGCCCCCAGAGAGGCTGGGGAGGCTGGGCCTCCAGGGCTATGTGCTGGAGCTCTGCAGAGAGGGGGGTGAGTTCTGGGCTAAGTCTTGCATACACCCAGGGGAGGTTGTCATGGAGGGTTGCAGGGACAAGTGCGCAGGCCCTGTTGGTCAGTCTGGGAGAGACACAGAAGGGGGTGATGCAAGCGGTGGGCTCCTCAACCCACCTATCCTTTCTTGCTCCACCAGCAGGAGAGTAAGAAAGGGTAGGTGGGTGGGTTGAGGGGCTCCCTTGTCTGCAGTTCCAAGGAGTCTCTGAGTAAGAGAAGGGTAAGGGGACTCTGGGTTCTCCTTTGGCAAGAAGGGAAGGAAGTGCTAAGTCTCAGAGGACCCTGAAGTGTAGGAAGTggagagggaggagcaggagaggGGAATGTTAGCATAAGAGACAGTGAGGAGAAAGCAGGAATGGGGTGGGAGTATGGGGGCTACATCCCTTATGCCACTGTCCCCCTCCATGGCCCAAGTccagcctggcctctgcctctgcctctgcccctaccttgctgtgtgactttgcaaTTGTGTCCaaccctctctgggcttcaacAACCTCATCTCTGGCCATGATTTCAGGGCTCTAACATCAGGTGTCTTTTATGCCATTTGACAAGAAGTCAGGGAAGgtaaagaagggaaaaatgaggcccagagagggaggcCGATTTCCCCAGATCACCAGCAGGCAAAGAAGCCCCATGGAGAGGGGCGCCTGTGGCCACACTGCCAAGACCTCACACTCTCTCCATCCCCTCAGCCTCAGAGTGGGTGCCTGTGAGTGCCCGGCCCATGATGGTGACCCAGCAGACCGTGCGGAACCTGGCTCTGGGAGACAAGCTCCTCCTGCGGGTGTCTGCAGTGAGTTCCGCAGGGGCTGGCCCGCCGGCCATGCTGGACCAGCCCGTCCACATCCGAGAGAATATCGGTAAAGCCCATCCTGGCCTTCAGCTCCCCAGCCCTTCCCAAACACCTCCTctaatggagaaactgaggccagcaGGTAGAGGGAGCCAGGCAGTCATTTCCCCCGTCCCACACTCACATGCACAAGCCACACACTATCACATCTTGCCTGAAGAAAGTTCCAGGTTCCTCAGCAGCAAGGGGCCTCTGGAAGTCTAAGAAACCATTTCCCTGAGTGGTCCAGCCCCCACGCCTTGAGGAAGGGGCTTCCTGATGCTCAGAAACAAAAGGTCAAGTTCCCTGGGTCTCCTGCTCAATGCTAAGGGTCCATGTGTTCTTTCTCCCATCTAATCTCAATTCCTCCAGTGGCCATAAACACTCATTTTCTGCCCATTTCCTGTGTCCTGGGTTCCAGATTCTCTCAAAGGTCTTGAAACAGACAGAAGGCCCTACTTGCCCCTCGTTCCACCACAGCCCtagtggaaagaaaaagagggtctGCGAAAGGTCCATGAGGACTTCTCCATCGCAGAGGGCGTACCTCACTGGGGCCCCGCAGGCCAGCTGCCATCCCCATTGCTAATATTTCTATTTGCAAGGTGCATTAGCCTCAATcctccccttgctcccctccCAGAGCTGATCAGGTTTCAGTCTGTTAATGACAGTGAGTCATTTGGTGTGATCTGAGGTCTCTGGGGACAGCACAGTCCCCCAGGGTGAGGAGAGACACAGGCAGGCAGGTGGCCTGAGGCCTTCTCCACCTTCCTTCTTGTTCCTCCACAAGGGGATGGATGGTTCCTGGGAGAGGCTAAACAGAACTCTGTAGCTCTAGACAAGGCCTCCAGAAAGAGAGGGGATCCACAGGAGGGGTCAAGTCTGGATTCAAAAGGAAATGTTCAGCTCTGAGGCCTGAGAGACATGGGAACCATGGGGTTAGGGAGCTTAGATTCATAGACTATCGAGGCCAAGCAGATCCCAAGGAGCCCAGAGCATCCCTTGAGGTCACCCAGCCTTTTATTGGCAGTCCCAGAGTCTGATGCCTACACAGGACCACTCatgccccactgcacttcagggcATCTTCTCCGGTGGCACCCAAAACCCAAGGACATTCCCAGCCTTTGGCTCTGAGTGAGATGTGGCCCCACCTGGCAGCTGCAGTATGGCTGTGTCGACTCTAgtcttggagatgccaggaaggCCTCTTGGTTGGGAGGGTGCTGGGCTTCCCCAGGGAACCAGGGAGCTCAGACTCTGAGAGGCCCCTCAGGCCCAGCATTGATGGACCCAGCTAGACTCAGCACCCACTTCTCCATTCAAATTCCTCTGGCAGGAGAGAAGGGGATTTcctggagagaagagggagaggaggctgTGAATAAGTGGGGAACAGCCAGGCTTGTCATGGGCAGGGCAGAGTGGGGGCCCTGTCCAGGATCCTTGACTGCTCAGCTGTCTCTCCTCAGCCACCTGGAGCTGCCAAACATTCTTGACCCCCTGCAGCTGTCCCTAGAGCATTCCATGCCTGAGCTCGCAGAGCCAAGTGCCCACTCAGCTAATCCTCAGAGACACCGTGTTCCTTCTCACTGTCTCATCCTCCTCCGCCCTGCGTGCCACCAACCAACTGCTGCCACCTGTTTGCTGCAAAGGAGCCTCAGTCATGGGCCCAGCACCCACCCCAGGGGACAGGGGTGGTGGCCACTGCAGCTTCCTTTAGAATGCCCAGGGGCTTCAGTGGTTGTCCCTGACCAGGTGAGGGTCAGAAGGTCATTCCTTAGCATAACAGGTGGCTGAAATAGGACTTCAGGAAGGACTTCCCAGCTCTGAGACTAACAGATTATGGgagggtgacagaggaagaaggGGGGATACCTGCCCCGGCTTCACTTAGGAAGGGAAAGATCCTAATCCTCTCAATAAGGCCTGGAGGCAGAGGAATGGACAAACAGGGTTTCATAAGGACTTCTCTGAAAGTCCTGGGCTTGTGGAGGGTGGGGGGTATTAGAGCAGGAAGACAGCAGTGGCCTCCCCTTCTTAGAAGTGCAGCCGGACAGGTGCAGCACCTGCTCCCCAGCAGGGGGAGACAGAGAGTCAGCTGGGGCCCATCTGGTGCTTGGGAATGCCTGGGCTGCAAGGCAAATCCCATCCTGGCAGAGTCGAGGCGCCAAGGGAGTGCCCAGGATGCTTATCAGTTCACACCGTGGAGGCGCTGACCTCCTGAAACCTCCTGCTCCCTTAAGGGACGTGGGCCCCTAGACCTCAGGAGTGAAAGTTTCACCCTTCCTGCAAGGAGGGACCCCACGGCAGCCAGGCACACGCAGGACCCTCCTCCCAGCCAGCATCCCTCACCAGCTATCCCCTGCCCCACCTCAGAAACCCCAATCAGCCACCCCACTGCACTGCTAAGCCCAGACTCTTGCTTTGATCCAGAGGCCCCCAAGATCCGTGTCCCCCGCCACCTCCGTCAGACCTACATCCGCCAGGTGGGAGAGACGGTCAACCTGCAAATCCCCTTCCAGGTGGGTATTACCCCCACCAAGGGTAAGAGGCTGGGTGGGAACCAGGGCCCCCATTTAAGGGGAGCCTAGGAAATGGCAGGATCTCCAAGGATTGGGCTGAGACCCAGTGAGACGGCCTCATCCTCCCACAATCATGTACATGACTCATTGGTGATTCTCAGCCTGGGGATGGGCAGGTGGGCCCCAGAGCGGGCTGGACACCTGGAGGATGTGGCTCAGGGCAGCCCCTGTGGCTCCAGCCTCTGCTGCCCCTCCTGAGAAGGGCCAAAGGGACAGGCTTCCCTGAGAACAGCTTGAGACTCCTGGAGTTAAGGGGGTGTGGGGACGCTGGCACCTCTCTACACTCACCCTGGGGGCTCCTCCCTGCCAGGGGAAGCCTAAGCCTCAGGCCACATGGACCCACAACGGCCATGCCCTGGACAGCCAGCGGGTGAGCGTGCGCACCGGGGACCAGGACTCCATCCTCTTCATTCGCTCGGCCCAGCGCTCCGACTCGGGCCGCTACGAGCTCACCGTGCACGTGGAAggtctggaggccaaggcagccattGACATCCTGGTGATTGGTATGGAGCCAGGGGAACAGTGCTGCCTCAAGGGGGACCTGGAGCCCCCGACCTCCTATCCCAGAGCTGACGGCTGATGGGAGCAGGCCAAGGGAGTGTGGCAGGAGCCAAATCTTGGATGTAGGGGCTCTGTGGCCAGCCTGGCCCTCACGCTCACTTCCCCTCGCACTCTGGGCCTACAGAGAAACCTGGACCTCCCAGCAGCATCCGGCTCCTGGACGTCTGGGGCTGCAACGCTGCTCTTCAGTGGACGCCACCCCAGGACACAGGCAACACAGAGCTCCTGGGCTACACGGTGCAGAAGGCAGACAAAAAGACAGGGGTGAGGCTGGCTGAGGCAGAGTGGGGTCAGGGTACGAAGTGGTCAAGGTGGTGGAGAAGGCCCATCCTAGTGAGTCTAGGGACCGAGTCTAGGGATCCAGTTCTGGTCTGCCCACTGCTAACCTGACTCCCTAGGAGGCCCTTAACAAGACTtttcctctctggacctcagatgCCTCCTGAAGACTGTGAGGAGGGCTGGCCCAGGCTGTCCGAAGCCTTTCAAGCTCCGGAGCCACACTTCTCAAATCTTAATGTCCACATgagtcacctggggagcttgCTAAGAGGCAGAGTGTGACTCAGTAGGTCCAGGGTGGGGGCTGAGGGCCTGCATTTCTAcgaagtttccaggtgatgctgaagtTGCACATCTGTGGGCCACACTTTGCATGCGAAGGCTCTAGGATTCTCTGAGGACCCTTCAGAGGTCACCTGAATGACCCAGGGGGCCCTTCTTCCAATTCAATGTCCCTGAGGTCCAAAGCTGGATGGTTCAGCATCCCAGGGTTGGGGGCATGGAATGAGTTCCTGTGAGGAGAGGGCTCCAGGGTAAGCAGGGAGGGCGAGGACAGGGGTGAGAAATGAGGGTGACGCCCAGGGCCCTGCAGCAATGGTTCACAGTGCTGGAGCGCTACCACCCAACCACCTGCACCATCTCTGACCTCATCATCGGCAACTCGTACTCCTTCCGGGTCTTCTCAGAAAACCTGTGTGGACTCAGCGCCTCAGCCACCATCACCAAGGAGCTCGCCCACATCCAGAAGGCAGGTGGGTTTGGGCCCAGAGCTGGCTGTGCTAACTCTCTCCCTGTCCCTGCCTCTTCCTCGGCATCTCTGCACCCCTCTCTCTGGGCTTCTCCTGGGCGTCTGCCCCTGGAACACGGGCTGTCCCCTCACTCCACAGCTATGATGCATACACACGCACAGAATGGCTGTAAAGTAGTGGATGTGGTTGGTTGATTTTAACAAACACATCAGAGCAAATCCACACAAATGAAAGATGCCCCTTTGGAGGCTGTGTACTTATTCCAGAGATGTGTGTGCATCCGCCAAGTTTCAGGCAGAGAGTGTCCGAAGGGAATCTAAAGGGTGACCCACAGGTCATGGATGGGTAGTGTGCTAAAAAGGGTGAGTTTGCTAAAAACAAGCCTCCCAACCCTAATACACACCACATAGATGGACAAGATAGGAGTATTTACTGTCTCCACACAGGCACCTGACCCTCTTGCGTCAAATGTTAAACCCTGGGCCCTTTTCCCTGTCCCTTGTGTGCCCCGAGGCCCTCTCCGACCCACAGTCTGTGTGGGTTCCAGAAGGCAAAGTTTTTTTAACACTAGCCTGAACTGCACAGAATTAGGAAGaaatttttgtttagaaaagGAAAGCCAGTCAAGTCTCCAATGACAAACACAAAGGAAATATGGCATCTCTGAGTTACTAGCCTCCACCTTCTGCCAAGATGCTCTCATCTCTGGTTTTTCCACCTTCTCTTCTCTGCTCACCACCCTGACCCACCCAGCTACAGTCTcagctctctctgcctctttgagATTGTCCAAGTTCCCGCAAATAAGCCATGACTTGCTATCCATAGATCGTGGATCACAGTCAGTCCTAACAGGTCTCCTTCACTCCTGTAAGCTCAGATTCACCCGACTTTCTCCCCTGAACCCAGATATTGCTGCCAAACCTAAAGGGTTTATTGAGCGAGACTTCTCAGAAGCCCCTTCATTCACCCAGCCCCTGGCTGACCACACCTCCACCCCTGGCTACAGCACCCAGCTGTTCTGCAGTGTCCGAGCTTCACCCAAGGTGAGGGTCCAGGCCCTGCTGTGCCCTGGGCTGGTGGGGGCAGATGGGGACAGCAGGGCTGAGGAATCCTCCAGGCATCCACACCTAAGCCTGGGGATAGCCTTTGAGTGCCCCGCTCCAGTCCACACCTCCCCAGCTCTCTTCTGACCATGCCTCCCAGCCCAAGATTATCTGGATGAAAAACAAGATGGAGATCCAGGGCAACCCCAAATACCGCGCCCTCTCTGAGCAAGGCGTCTGCACCCTAGAGATCCGGAAACCCAGCCCCTTTGATTCTGGGGTCTACACCTGCAAGGCCATCAACGTGCTGGGGGAGGCATCTGTGGACTGCCGGCTGGAGGTCAAAGGTGAGAGTTTGAGGATGGGAGAACAGGAGTAAGCACCTCTCTGGAGCTGAACTAGAGGCAGCAGAGAGCTTAAAATCAAGGCAGAAGAGAAGGGGTAGTAAGATTGGGGTCAGGCTGTGCTGATTACTTTCCAAGCGGGAGAGTGGACAGGTGTAGAAGAGGGTGTATAACCGTGAACCTTGTCAGTTCCCCGCCACTTCCCCCAAACTCTAACTGCAGCctctcttccagcctcagccacgCACTGAAGAGCCACAGGAGGAGGCTGTGATGAGGAGCCAGGTAAATGGCCTGACCCACCCGCTCTGTCACCTCTGCGGGTGGCACGGAAACAGagaggaggctgggagcagggggTGGGAGTGAAAAGGGAAGGTGGTGGTCAGCTCTGGGTACAAACTTGAGGACACAGGCAACTAGCACGCATGTCCAGAGACTTGCAGTGACGTTGCAGGGCCAGGCGATGCCAGTGTGGTCCGGAAGGGGGTTGATTCCGTGGACCGCCACATGACCAGAGTCTGCTCCCAGCTCTGAGTGACCTTCAGCAAAGGTGTTCTCTCTGGACACATTTCCTCATCCGAAAACTGGGGATAACAACCtttccctgccttccctcccctgGTGGTTCTGCGGCTCTGCATAAGTACAGAAGTATCTAGAACTGCAGTGGGCAGAGTTCAGACCTGGGCTTGGTCCTGAGGGAGGGAGGCCTGGTGAGAAAGAGGGTGctgctccccctcccctctctgcaCTTCTCTGGCCTGCAGCTGAGCTCTGCTCACACCAGGGGCTCAGGAAGCATGTCCTTCTCCAGGTGCTGCAGGCCTGAAGGGTCAGGTCCGCCAGGCCCACAGTCAAACTCCAGAGATGTCCAAGACCCCCACTTCCATAGCGATGGCTGATGGAACTGCCCCTGGTACCTGCTGGCCTCCCTCCCACAGAGGCTGTTGTCCAGAACTCAGGACTGGGCCTGGTAGGCCCCGGGCCATGCTATCTGGGCTCAAGGGGTGCTGGAAGGCGCAGAGATTGGAGTGCCCTGCGGAGTTGCGCACTGGGTGGGAAGCACTCCAATAAAGATGCGTGGTGTTACAGTGCGGGGCCTCTGTGCCACTGAGCAACATCATCTAGGGGGAGGTGCTGTGTCACCAGGAGGCGGGGGTGTCTGAATGTTTCACCATGAGGGGTTCTCCAGATATGTCACCATGGGGAAGATGCCAGTGGGAGAGGTCTCAGGATGTCATGgctggggcggggggtgggggttcTGGACATGTGAGTTTTCAGGATCTCACTTCCTGATCAGGGTTTGCTACCCCAAGTGTGTAACTATGGAAACAGACACACCCTCTCTGGAACCTTCCTTCCTTGAACGCCTCCAGAGGCCCACTCTCGCAGCTCCTCCCGGCCCCCGCCATTGCTTCCTCTCTGCTAAAGCTGTCTTGTTGCCCTCAACAGTGGTGGGGGTGGGCGCCCAGCAATGTGCTCTCCACAGGGTTCACAGTTTTTTATTAGTCACATGGGCCTCCCTTGGGAGCCAGGGCACACCCCCTTTCCAACAGAGGGAAGGGCCTGGAAGCAAGGCCTGGAGTTGACACTCATGTTCAGAAGGTCAACTCAGTGaccacctcccctcccctgcctcgcCCCCCCCCCCACAGGGGCTCCAGGCTCCCCCGCCTTACCTCCCCTCCACCGGGGCTCCAGGCTCCCTGCCTCACCCCCCCAACACAGGGGCTCCAGGCTTGGCAGGGCATGGGTTGGTCCTTCCCCAGATCCCTAAAGTCCTAGACCCCCAGACACCTGCAATAGAGCTTCCAAAGTCCCTGAAAACCCAGCCAAATACTAGGGGTATTGAGGGATTCACATGACAGCAAGGCCTTCTCCCACACACTCTCGGGGGGTGCTCTCCTCTGCCTGCTGCAGCCTGCTAAACCCACCCCAGGGGGACCCACAGTCAACACTGAGTCCTTACAGACCCTTTCCTTCGTCCACCCCGTCCCCAGGCAGGCAGAATGTCTAGGGTTCTCCTCTCCATTAGGCCCAGAAGCAGCAGAGATGGGGTCACCTAGGACAGTTCAGGCCCAGCATCGGGCGGGCCAGTGGAGCTGGTGGCCCAGATGACAGGTAATTACACTCCAGGCTCCTCCCTGGAAAACTCAGGGCAAGAAGGAGGGCTCAGAGCTGCCACCTCATGGCTGTTTGAAGCCAGCACCCACCGCACCAAGCTCACTCCCCAGGGCATGGAGCCAGCACTCCAGCAAATATCAGAAATGATTTCTGAATCTACCCTTTCTGCCTCTCCCACGTACAATCCTGGGCTGACCCAGGG
Protein-coding regions in this window:
- the MYBPH gene encoding myosin-binding protein H isoform X1 gives rise to the protein MMEKTTSEDPACNPEETASESAKVPTAEPPGEVAVSESTGEEQVPKPQAPAPQAPAAPATTKPAPPSEDVPSAPLLLTLEDVSNSSVTVSWEPPERLGRLGLQGYVLELCREGASEWVPVSARPMMVTQQTVRNLALGDKLLLRVSAVSSAGAGPPAMLDQPVHIRENIEAPKIRVPRHLRQTYIRQVGETVNLQIPFQGKPKPQATWTHNGHALDSQRVSVRTGDQDSILFIRSAQRSDSGRYELTVHVEGLEAKAAIDILVIEKPGPPSSIRLLDVWGCNAALQWTPPQDTGNTELLGYTVQKADKKTGQWFTVLERYHPTTCTISDLIIGNSYSFRVFSENLCGLSASATITKELAHIQKADIAAKPKGFIERDFSEAPSFTQPLADHTSTPGYSTQLFCSVRASPKPKIIWMKNKMEIQGNPKYRALSEQGVCTLEIRKPSPFDSGVYTCKAINVLGEASVDCRLEVKASATH
- the MYBPH gene encoding myosin-binding protein H isoform X2, which encodes MMEKTTSEDPACNPEETASESAKVPTAEPPGEVAVSESTGEEQVPKPQAPAPQAPAAPATTKPAPPSEDVPSAPLLLTLEDVSNSSVTVSWEPPERLGRLGLQGYVLELCREGASEWVPVSARPMMVTQQTVRNLALGDKLLLRVSAVSSAGAGPPAMLDQPVHIRENIEAPKIRVPRHLRQTYIRQVGETVNLQIPFQGKPKPQATWTHNGHALDSQRVSVRTGDQDSILFIRSAQRSDSGRYELTVHVEEKPGPPSSIRLLDVWGCNAALQWTPPQDTGNTELLGYTVQKADKKTGQWFTVLERYHPTTCTISDLIIGNSYSFRVFSENLCGLSASATITKELAHIQKADIAAKPKGFIERDFSEAPSFTQPLADHTSTPGYSTQLFCSVRASPKPKIIWMKNKMEIQGNPKYRALSEQGVCTLEIRKPSPFDSGVYTCKAINVLGEASVDCRLEVKASATH